In Bacillota bacterium, the sequence CATAGACAAAAGCCGGCCCCGCAGTGCCTCCGTTATCCAGGATTGACCGCTTTTCAGCACAAATATCCGCTCGCGCAGCAAGGCGGGCGGCGGCAGGAGGCGGGCCAGGGCGTCCACCGGCGCAATCACCACCGGGTTGGTGCCGGTAACCAACGCCTCCAACCCCCGCATCCGGCGCACCCCAATCTCCCGGCTGTAAGCCAACACCTGCGTTGGCAATAGTTCCCATGCGGAAACCACAAAAATCCCCCGGTCCGGAAGCAGGGTGACCAGGTCGTCGGCCAGGACGGCCGCCTCCCGCTCGCCGGGGGTGATAATCAGAAGCGGCGCCGGATCACGAGCCAGAGCAGCACACACCAGCGCCTGATGGCCTCCGCCGGCACCGGTCACGTGCTGGCGCTGATAACGCGCCAAACCCGATACGACGGTGCTCAGGACGGGGGTCTCCCTTAGGAATTCCGCTAACCCCTGCATTCTTCACTCCCGAAAACCAAACACCAAGGTTAGTATACCCGTTTTTGTGCAGCGGTTGCACTGCACCTGTCCAGCCCAAGGGGTCAGGCCGCAAAAAAGGGGGACAGTCCCATATTTCTCCCCCTATTTCTCGATCCCCTGGCAAGGTGCCAACACCTTCTCCACGCTTGAAAGCCAGTGTTAGGGGTCTTGAAAAAGGGTCGGGCAGGACCCCTTTTTTGCACGCCGCACGACTTGACCCCTTGTTTTGTCGGTGTGGAGCTTTAAAACACCGGTGGAAGGGCGTTATACTTCGGCGGTGCCGCTTGCAGGCGTTAGCCGCCAACCGTTGAAACGGCTCATCGCCTGGTTAAGCCCTTCCCGGCACGCACACGCCACCGCCAGGGCCGACGTGTTTACGACTTCTTCGAGCCCCGGCTGCTCCTCGGACCCAAACTCGCCCAGTACGTGGTCCACCGCCTCCCCGGTCTTTCCTATCCCTACGCGCAGGCGCCCAAATTCAGAACTGCCCAGGGCGGCAATGATGGACTCGAGACCCCGGTGCCCCCCGGAACCACCTCCGGGCCGCAGACGGATCCGCCCGAACGCCAGGTCGAGGTCGTCGCAGATCACCAGCAGGTCCGCCGGCCCCGCCCGGTAGTGGCGCAGAA encodes:
- the pth gene encoding aminoacyl-tRNA hydrolase, which gives rise to MKLIVGLGNPGAKYGSTRHNAGFMVVDRLAGAAGTIVTRRRCFSLVGEGRLDGVRVVLAKPQTYMNLSGLAVRDLLRHYRAGPADLLVICDDLDLAFGRIRLRPGGGSGGHRGLESIIAALGSSEFGRLRVGIGKTGEAVDHVLGEFGSEEQPGLEEVVNTSALAVACACREGLNQAMSRFNGWRLTPASGTAEV